aacatacTAATAATGAATAAGGAAGATAATTCTGGTTTTCTGTGAATAGCTTCCATAACGTTACTATAGCTAATTGTAGTGCtctccaagatggcatagcagtcagatgTCCTTTGTCCTCGCCTTGTCATGtcccgtgtgtgtgtatatatatatatatatttacatctttCTTTGCATATCTTTATATATTCTCTTTtccaaaaactcaacttcaaaacactctcctgcaaaaCCGCCTCACCAATTAAAAAtgatttacctcaaatctgaaatccacaatagaagctagcaagaagctaaccagaagctagccagtttactggctaacgttaCTTATTCAGCAAACCACGGTtgatggtcatcagctatcctttagctcgaaaagctattgccagttttgtacaacgcgactcagaccagaacataccggacctattttttctctccatatccccggatttcaaccgaAAGCTCtagacatttacacctggatctcacagctagctagctgctatccgtgtgactattggcttacgtcgatCCCGGAGAAAACATAAATTATTCCTGAGCTTTACAGCCGATGCGGAGCCCGACCGTGCCTTCACGACTAGACTACTGACGGTTTCTGCCcaagggagttatccaactgacCCTTCCGTCGCGaagttacctgaacgcccatctgcggccagctaatcgttagctgtcttatcagctgctatctgaataggtctatcggacaatttttcttgggtcactataactatatctatttttccaattggattgatcccctctcccacacggaaccccactaatctaccgtcGGAAttgcacgaggtggctaaaaacagacctccatcctatgctagcttgttACCGATGACtcagctagctgtctgaatcgccgttaccccaaccaacctcactactcactggaccattatgatcactcgactaagcatgcctctccttaatgtcaatatgccttgtccattgctgttctggttagtgtttattggcttatttcacattagagcctctagccctgctcactgTACCTTATCCAAcctcagttccaccacccacacatgagatgacatcacctggtttcaattaggtttctagagacaatatctctctcatcatcactcaatacctaggtttacctccactgtattcatatcctaccatacctttgtctgtacattataccttgaagctattttatcgccccctactctctgttccggacgttctagatgaccaattctcatagcttttagccgtacccttattctactcctcctctgttcctctggtgatgtagaggtgaatccaggccctgcagtgcctagctccactcctattccccaggcgctctcttttgatgacttctgtaactgtaatagccttggtttcatgcatgttaacattagaagcctcctccctaagtttgttttattcactgctttaacacacactgccaacccggatgttctagccgtgtctgaatcctggcttaggaagaccaccaaaaattctgaaatctacattcctaactacaacattttcagacaagatagaacggcctaAGAGGGCGGtgatgcaatctactgcaaagatagcctgcagagttctatcctactatccaggtctgtaccaaagtaatttgaacttctacttttaaaaatccacctcgataaaaacaagtctctcaccgttgccgcctgctatagaccaccctcttcCCCCatctgtgctctggacaccatatggggcggcagggtagcctagtggttagagcgttggactagtaaccgaaaggttgcaagttcgaatccccgagccaacaaggtacaaatctgccgttctgcccctgaacaggcagttaacccactgttcctaggccgtcattgaaaataagaatttgttcttaactgacttgcctagtaaaataaaacaatttaataaaaatatgtgaactgattgtcccccatctatcttcagagctcgtgctgctaggcgacctaaactggaacatgcttaacaccccagccatcctacaatctaagcttgatgccctcaatctcacacaaatgatcaatgaacctaccaggtaccacgccaaagccgtaaacacgggcaccctcatagatatcatcctaaacaacttgccctctaaatacacctctgctgttttcaacaaagatctcagcgatcactgcctcattgcctgcatccgtaatgggtcagcggtcaaaagacctccactcatcactgtcaaacgctccttgaaacacttcagcgagtagGCCTTTCTAAccaacctggccggggtatcctggaaggatattgacctcatcccgtcagtagaggatgcctggttatttttttaaatgccttcctcaccatcttaaataagcatgccccattcaatacatttaaaaccaggaacagatatagcccttggttttctccagacctgactgcccttaaccaacacaaaaacatcctatggtgttctgcattagcatcgaacagcccccgtgacttttcagggaagctagaaaccaatatacacaggcagttagaaaagccaaggctagctttttcaagcagaaatttgcttcctgcaacacaaactcaaaaaagttctgggacactgtaaagtccatggagaataagaacacctcctcccagctgccaactgcactgaggacaggaaacactgtcaccaccgataaatcaacTATAATTGAGATAGCCTTGGTAtctcaaattattgcctcgcctggttcaccaactacttctctgatagagttcagtgtgtcaaatcggagggcctgttgtctggttttctggcagtctctacgggggtgccgcggggttcaattcttggaccgactctcttctctgtatacatcaatgatgtcgctcttgctgctggtgagtctctgatccacctctatgcagacgacaccattctgtagtcTTCTGGCCCttgtttggacactgtgttaacaaccctccagatgagcttcaatgccatacaactctccttccgtggcctccaattgcgcctaaatacaagtaaaactaaatggattttcttcaaccgatcgctgcctgcacctgccgcccgtccaacatcactgctctcacatcaaacatctccaatccaaagttaaatctagcattggcttcctatttcgcaacaaagcatcctccactcatgctgccaaacatacccttgtaaaactgtcCATCCTACCGAAATAATGTCATGTTTTACTTGTACCTCAGCCAGCATTGTGAATGGTTAGGaaatattatgtcatgttttactcGTACCTCAGCCAGCATTGTGAATGGTGTCTGAGGCAGTGACATACTAGACCAGGGCAGTAAATCTAATACTTAGGTGTTTTCAGTCATGCATGAAAGGTCTGGGGTGGTTCTAAGTTACATTTCTGGCCATGCTGGCAGGGTCTGAATCAAACCCAATGTCCAATGGGATTGATCTGTTTGATCCAATTGTTTGTTTCAGTTTCCAGTAGTTGAATCCATTGACAAATTGTTGATTTCAACAAATGCACTGGGTTGGTTGAAAAGTGATACTAAATTTAAAAACCATGCACTATTTTGACATAGTGGAAGATATAATACTGAATTGATACTGTTTTTCATACTAAGATGGACCAAGAAATGTTGCTTTTGCACATAGTTGTTCATTGGTTTAGCAAGAGTctgttgattggtcagtcattgggttaatttgtTTTACAATATCAAAACatgctttatttatacagcacatttcagacatggatgcaacacAATGACTTCAGAGGAAAACATGTATACAAAACaaagaaaataaacagaaatatttacaacacaacaaacataagacGATAAAAAACTGAAGAATAACAACTGAAAGACTAATGAGcatcctgaggaaaatccatTGATTAAAATATTAACAATTGGATGCAATATTCAACCataacgagatggacaagccagcacaggtgtaacacatactgactaacgaggtgacaccaatcagtgcgccctacgtgctaacgagctatatgTGCTacagtccaacctcaaaacataaatggaaaaaccaaagcctgtaacaccTCCCCCGTCAAGACAacaaatatatcctatatttttgttggacaagtttgctcaccaccaacagaaaacagCTTCCATTTGACATGATTCACTTTCTACAATATAAACATGGCGTCTACTGGCTTCCAACAATTAAAAGCATGTAtttctaaatatatatttttctacaaTCTTGTTTTTTAAACTCACTCGCATCTAGAACTCTCCTAAAATTGTTAATACATTGATTATAGACCAATTTATTATACTGCGTCCATGTGTATAGGCTGCAAGTAAGTTGAAATTAATATGTTTTCAAGTCATTGAAAAAACGACCTGGAAATACATATTTTCAACTATAACCGAACGTATATTGAATGTCGGGCCTTGTCTTCTTTTCAACAACATTTTGCGAGATGGGATAGCCCAATGTCAAAACATAGTTTTAaagtgtccaaatcaataaccaaaATGCAGAAACAGTTTGTGATATATTGAAAACCTCAACATAAAATGTGCTATTTACATTTTcttttgcacatcatcatctgctcatttatcactccagtgttaatctgctaaattgtaattattcgctcctacctcctcatgcctttggcacacactgtatatagactttcttttttctactgtgtcattgacttgtttattgtgttattggcttgtttattgtttactccatgtgtaactctgtgttgtctgtgtcacactgctttcctttatcttgttctcaactagcctacctggttaaataaaggttaaataaaaaaataaacacatatCTGCCACAATAATCATAGAAGCACCATAAAAACTGCACAAGCACCAGAAACGCTGTTGTTTTGACAAGTAGCAATAAATCACCGATATCGATTAGGAGGGAAATCAGTTGTATgtgctgttgaaactaacacaattaaaaaaacacatggaaatgggagatatattttacctcactggttagaggacaacctgaataagacagtcagctacattttgAAGTTTACCGTTTTGATTCAAGAGGGTGGCAAACATGGTGTTACACAACACGTTTTGTTAAATCTCATAAATAGTACTCTCAATTCAGAGCTGGATTTTTTCCCCTGAGGCTAAAAATCATGCTAAAAGTCAAATAAACAGGGGGCACTTAGGGTTCTATATTGTGACATTCATTAAAATATTCcttctacattttaaaaaacattccacattgtgacattatttcattgatatcatgaaacaactcctttatgtatgtattttctgatgtttgatcagaaATCTTTTATCAGAGAATCTCTtatcacattgatcacagctataagatttctctcctgtgtgtgttcgcaAATGTACTATCAGGCTGTTtggctgagtaaaactcttcccacattgatcacagctataaggtttctctcccgtgtgtgttctctggtgtgtcttcagactgccagatgtaacaaaactcttcccacattgaggaCAGTCATAtggcttctctcccgtgtgtgttctctggtgcacTATCAGGCTGCTTGACTgagtgaaactcttcccacaataATTACAGCTATaacatttctctcctgtgtgtgttctctggtgcacTATCAGGCTGCTTGACTGAATAAAACTCTTaccacattgattacagctaaatggtttctctcctgtgtgtattctttggTGTGATTTCAGGTTGCTTGGCTGAGTAAAActtttcccacattgatcacagccataaggtttctctccagtgtgaattCTCTGATGTATTTTAAGGTCTACTGAAGAGGTGAATCTCTTCccgcagtcagagcagcagtgaagTTTCTCTCTAGTGTGTATTCTCAGGTGTACTTTCAGTGAATTTGATCTTaagtaactcttcccacagtcagagcagtggtgaggtttcttccctgtgggtctctgctggtgtttcttgatgTGTTCTGATCTGAAGATACttttctctgcctcgtcagcattatgaggttgttgaggctccccagaggatccacaatAATCACTTCTCTCTCCTGTGTAAACAaaaaagtcagacagatggttaaaggcccacaacagcagaaatccactgtttATTTGAGTTAAAAGGTGATGCGCAGAGCCTACCCATgaagttgtacaacaattgacatCTGTTAAATTATTTGACAATTAAGACAGTCAAGTGAGCAAGAATAGtaattttgtcttgttttcaaaTTAGTAGTAATATCAATGATTGTAGGCTAGAAATAAGTTATTCAAGTTGTTGAAATCCCAAGCACTGTACCAGATGACTTCTGGTCTCCAAtataggcccctttctgtgtttgctaaaattgcGGCACGAGGGCAAAGCACACGCAATTTGGTTGCAGAAACTCctccctgctaatgaggaaaccactagttatggatgtagtatatctgcctgGAGCAAAAATGGTGAGCAAAGATTATAGTTTTgcacaatgtattctgaatattACAGCGCAAGATCAGGCGTGCTCCTCAAGGAAACTCACATTAAGCTCTGGTGTCTATTCACTAATTCACCACCATGGGAGAAAACTCAGGGGAGTTCTCATAGGCTGACAGCAAAAATAGCATCAATTTccaggttgcttatgagtgcatttcacattaCTTTTGGATTATAAGGCTCGCTTGAATCACCTGCTTAATATGTTTATGTTATTGTCCCAAATCAACTGCTTTATACTTTTTTTAaaacacttcaaccagtaaaatgctctTTGGCTAGCTGTTCCATCAACCTGACAATGAAGGTTTGTACAAATTGCCAAATtggcccataacttcacctaacaataacatagacctactgtaggacccataacttcacctaacaataacatagacctactgtaggaaccatggcttcacctaacaacaacatagacctaggactataaataattaaatatttCAGGTGAAACATGGAAACGAAAATGTCTTGACATTTCATAACCTGATCACCAGATAATTTTGTCAATAatcccactaggctactctgtaatgtgttgtcattctAAATGTCCTGAATAAGAAAATAGCTGTGTGTGTTGTACAATAGCCTATCCATCAAGGAACAGTTCTCTACACATTATGAGCAAAGTATCTCTGTGTGCAAACAGACTAACGAGACCCTAcagtaaatcaagcagacaataACATTATAAACATCAATTTGTTAGGGATGTTGAATCCAACGTGGAGCACGGCATAACTGTCTTTACCAGAGTAATGAATGAAGAATCactttggttgttgttgcatgtCGTGATGTTTGTCACTTGACTGGAATTCAGAAAATTatttcctggatcagctgatgatagTTGAACATGTGACTGTAACTTAATAACAGCTACAGTATTAAGAATGAtgtgtaattattgaagaaccgcGTTAATGACAGTATCCATTTGGGTGTTTCTATAAAGTTAAGGTGACTCTCGGTTAGAACCATTGGATTTAGGAAACTCTGAAATTATTTATAATTGctgtgcccatgaaaactgttttcccAGTGTAACATAAGGAGACACTAAATGTGATTTAGTTAGAGTGCATTTCAGAGATctgaatacaaaaaaaaactgtcCGACAGCTAGATCCCGTATTTAAGTTCATCATTTGACAAGCTTAAtattatgactataactactgttccctgaacgAAGGAAACTAGGTACAACGTACCATTAAATCCACACCTCGCTGGAAGCCTCGCCTTCCACAGGTGATGAGCGTGAGGCTCAGATTCATTCATTCAATTTAATACCTCTGTTCACCAACCCAGGAAGGGGAGGGGCCAAACAGGTGTTGTATTTTAATGTATGTTTGAGAAGAGTTTAAAACAAAGGTTTCAAAACAATTCATGAATGTAATTAAATCTCA
The genomic region above belongs to Oncorhynchus kisutch isolate 150728-3 linkage group LG16, Okis_V2, whole genome shotgun sequence and contains:
- the LOC109906622 gene encoding zinc finger protein 664-like encodes the protein MSSPSYSPDKEEAVCWTEKEALVKEEEEEEAVSIQKQVDGEAVSVKEEEQDVRVKEEEDAFRVKEEEDVTVKEEKEDDAVFGVKEEEEMTVTSKKEEEGEEETGHLGPVSQTHLKASNGSNGELSRKMLLRNRSLINTRERSDYCGSSGEPQQPHNADEAEKSIFRSEHIKKHQQRPTGKKPHHCSDCGKSYLRSNSLKVHLRIHTREKLHCCSDCGKRFTSSVDLKIHQRIHTGEKPYGCDQCGKSFTQPSNLKSHQRIHTGEKPFSCNQCGKSFIQSSSLIVHQRTHTGEKCYSCNYCGKSFTQSSSLIVHQRTHTGEKPYDCPQCGKSFVTSGSLKTHQRTHTGEKPYSCDQCGKSFTQPNSLIVHLRTHTGEKSYSCDQCDKRFSDKRFLIKHQKIHT